CGGCTCAGGGCGATCGCGTCGCCCCCGGGCACCACCCACAGCTGCCGCGCCGTTGCGGCCTCGGGCCGGCCGAACACCGGCGCGGCGAGGTACACCCGGCCATGGTCGGCGTGCGCCGCCACCAGCCGGCGCACCGCCGCCACGGACAGGGTGCTCATGCCCAGGTGCAGCGCCTCCCCGCCAAGCGCGGCGAGCAGCCCGTCCGGCCCGAAGGTCACCGCCTCCACGGCGGCGTCATCGGCCAGCATGGTGAGCACGAACTCGGCGCCGGTGGCTGCCTCGCGCGGGGTGCGGCAGGGGATGGCGCCGGCGAGGGACTCGGTGCGGTGGGCGGAGCGGTTCCAGGCGCGCACCCGGAAGCCCGCGGCCACGAGGTTGGCGGCCATCGGCGCGCCCATGGCGCCGAGGCCGAGGAAGGCGAGGGTGGTCATGTGACCGTCTCCAGGCGATGGAGGGCCGGCACCCGCCAGGCGATGAGCGCCACCACCAGCACCGGCACCAGCCCGCCCGCCACCACGGCGGGGATGGTGCCGACCAGCCGCGCGGCCACGCCCGACTCGAAGGCGCCGATCTCGTTGGAGGACCCGATGAACACCGCGTTGACCGCGGCGACCCGTCCCAGCAGGTGCCGGGGGGTCAGGGTCTGCAGCAGCGTGGAGCGGAGCACCACGCTCACGTTGTCGAACACTCCCGAGAGCGCCAGCAGCGCCACCGAGAGCAGGAAGCTGGTGGACAGCCCGAACCCCGTGATGCAGAAGCCGTAGGCCACCACCGACCAGAGCAGCGTCCGGCCCATCCGGCCCCGCAGCGGCCGGTGCGACAGGTACACCGACATGAGCACCGAGCCGGCGGCCGGCGCGGCACGCAGCACGCCCAGCCCCGGCGCGCCCACGTGCAGGATCTCCGCCGCGAACACCGGCAGCAGCGCCTCGGCGCCGGCGAAGAGCACCGAGAAGAGGTCGAGCGTGAGGGCGCCGAGCAGCACCGGCTGGGTGCGCACGAAGTACACGCCCTCGAGCAGGCCCGCGAGGCCGGCGGCGCCATCCGCCGCGGCCGGGCGCAGCCGGGTGGCCACCCGGGCCAGGCAGAGCCAGGCGCCCGCCATCAGCGCCGTGGCCACCCCGTAGGTGACGGTGGGCCCCGCGAGGCCGAGCAGCACGCCCCCCAGCGCCGGGCCGGCCACGGCCGCGAACTGCCAGGTGGAGCTGCGCCAGGTGATCGAGTTGACGTAGAGGTCGCGTGGGACCAGGTCGGCGGCGAGCGCGGTGCGGGTGGGCTGCAGGAAGCTGCGCGCGATCCCGCTCACGAAGATCACCGCGTACACCGCCCAGGCGGTGTCGGCCCGCACCAGCCCGGCGCGCGACATCCCGAACAGCGCGGCGCTGCACCCGGTCAGCACCACCAGCGCCGCCAGGCACATGTGGCGGCGGTCGAGCCGGTCGGCCAGCTGGCCGGCCGGGAGCGCGCAGGCGATGAACGGCACCGCCTCGGCCAGCCCGACGAGGCCGAGCGCGAGCGGGTCCCGCGTCACCTGGTAGAGTTGCCACCCCACCACCACGCCCTGCATCATGGTGGCGAGCGTCTGGGCCAGCAGGAAGAGGATGAAGCGCCGGAAGTCCGGGACCCGGAGGGCGGCGTAGGCGTCGTGCGGGGCCGGGGGCGTGGTCACCCGGGCAAGGTAACCGGGCGCGCGCAACGCGCCGAGGCCGGCGGCGGCCTACTGTCGCCGCACCACGCGGGTGGGCGTGAGCCCGAAGCGGGCCATCCGCCGGTAGAGGGTGCTGCGGGTGATGCCCAGCCGCGCGGCGGCCTCCGCCATGGTGGTGGAGCTGTTCACCACCTCCATCAGCAGGGCGTCCTCGCGGTCGATCGCGGAGCTCGGCGCGTCGCAGCTGCCGGCGTAGGCCTCACGAATGCTCCGGGGCAGGTCGTGCAGCCGCACCTGGCGGGTGGTGGCGAGCAGCACCCGGCGGATCACGTTCTTGAGCTCGCGCACGTTGCCGGGCCAGTCGTAGGCCTGCAGCGCGTCGTAGACCGCCGGCTCCACCTCCACCGCCAGGCGCCCCAGGTCGCGGGCGCCGGCCTCGAAGAAGCGCCGCGCGTACACCTTCACGTCGCCGGGGCGGAAGGGAATCCCCTCGCTGCCCGCGAGCGTCGCCCCGCCGGCCAGCACCAGGCAGCCGCCGACGATCGTCCGGCCCTGCAGCACCGGGAACCAGAGCGCAGCGCCCCGGTCACCCACCGGCACCGGCACCCCCGATTCGCGCGGGAGGTGTTCCGCCCGGCGCACCTCGGCGGCGAGCGCCTCGGCCAGCGCCGGCGCGAGGGAGGGCGTGGCGCCCACGATCCGTCCACCGCGGTCCAGCGCCAGGATCGGGTCGCCGGGGTAGCGGACGGTGAGGCTGGTGAAGTGCTGCAGCGTGAGGAAGCGGCGCTCCACCTCGCGGGTGGCGAGCGTCTGCTCGATGGCCACCACAAGCGCCTGGGCCAGGTTGAGGGTGTGCGGGTGGGCCTGCTCCCGGAAGCCGCTGATGTCGAGCACCCCGGCGATCCGCTCCGTGGCGGGATCGCGGATGGGGACGGCGGCGCAGTGCCAGCGGTGCCACCGCTCGCAGTAGTGCTCGGCCCCCACGATATGGGTGGCCTGCCCGGTGGCGAGGGCGGTGCCCGGACCGTTGGTGCCTACCACCGCTTCCGCCCACAGCCCGCCGGGCCGGAAGTTGATCTCGGCCAGCCCGTCCAGGGCGGCAGGGTCGCCGTCGGAGGCGAGCATCCGCGCCTCGTGGTCGAACAGCGTGAGCACGTGCCCCGAGCCGGTGTACGACTGCTGCTGCCGCACCACCGACTGCCGCGCCACGTCCACCCAGTCCGAGCCCTCGGAGACGACCGCCACCTGCCCGGCGTCGAGCACCACCGGCGCGGCGTCCAGGGCGGGGTGCACCGCGGCGCCGGCGCTGCGATGCCAGGAGGCCCGCACCAGCCCGCGCACCCCCGCAGCCTGCATCAGCGCGTTGCCCCGCTCCCGGCCGGCCACCAGCGCGCCCCACTGCCGCGCCAGCACCTGCTGGGCGGTGGGGTCGAACGGGATTCCCTCGGCGGTGTTGAGCAACGGCGGACTCGGGGCGGCGGGAACGGGCGGTGCGACGGCCAGTCGACAATCTTGTCCGGGGAAGGCCGCGGAGCAAGCGCGGCGCCGCGCCGTTTCCCCCGGCGGCCGGGGTAACTCGCTCGGGGAACGGGGGTTGGCGGAAACACCGGGGCGTCGGCGCCACCCGGCCCGGGGACGGGGCGGCACCCGCCCCCGCGGGTGGCGCGACAGATTCGGCGCGACATCTGTCGCGCGCCGCTTGACCCCCCTCCGGCCGGCTCCTAGCGTCGGGGCACTTCCCCGCGCGATCCGGCCGCTCACCCCTCGACGTCCGAGCGCCGGGCCCGCTCCCCGCCATCATCTCCTGGAGGTCCGCATGGGCACTGCCACCACGCCGAAGGCCGCGGCCACGCTGCCGGCGTCCGCCGCCGGATTCACCCCGAGCGTCCCGCTCCGCGCCCGCTACGACAACTGGATCGGCGGCGAGTACCGCGCCCCGGCCCGGGGCCAGTACTTCACCAACGTCACCCCGGTCACCGGCCAGCCGCTCTGCGAGGTGGCGCGGTCCACCCACGAGGACGTGGACCGCGCGCTCGACGCGGCGCACGCGGCGGCGCTGAGCTGGAACGTCACCTCCCCCACCACCCGGGCCATCATCCTCAACCGGATCGCCGACCGGATGGAGGCCAACCTCGCCACCCTCGCGTGGATCGAGACGATCGACAACGGCAAGCCCATCCGCGAGACCACGCACGCGGACCTCCCGCTGGCGATCGACCACTTCCGCTACTTCGCCGGCGTGCTGCGGGCGCAGGAGGGGAGCCTCGGCGAGCTGGACCAGGACACCGTCGCCTACCACTTCCACGAGCCGCTCGGCGTCGTGGGCCAGATCATCCCGTGGAACTTCCCGCTGCTCATGGCGGTGTGGAAGCTGGCTCCGGCCCTCGCCGCCGGGAACTGCGTGGTGCTCAAGCCGGCCGAGCAGACCCCGGTCTCGATCCTGGCGCTGATGGAGCTGATCGCGGACATCCTGCCGAGCGGCGTGGTGAACGTGGTGCAGGGCTTCGGGGTGGAGGCGGGCAAGCCGCTGGCCTCGAGCCCGCGGATCGCGAAGATCGCCTTCACCGGCGAGACCACCACCGGCCGGCTGATCATGCAGTACGCCTCCGAGAACCTGATCCCGGTGACCCTGGAGCTGGGGGGCAAGTCGCCCAACATCTTCTTCGCCGACGTGATGGAGGCCGACGACGACTTCTTCGACAAGGCCCTCGAGGGCTT
The Gemmatimonadota bacterium DNA segment above includes these coding regions:
- a CDS encoding GAF domain-containing protein yields the protein MLNTAEGIPFDPTAQQVLARQWGALVAGRERGNALMQAAGVRGLVRASWHRSAGAAVHPALDAAPVVLDAGQVAVVSEGSDWVDVARQSVVRQQQSYTGSGHVLTLFDHEARMLASDGDPAALDGLAEINFRPGGLWAEAVVGTNGPGTALATGQATHIVGAEHYCERWHRWHCAAVPIRDPATERIAGVLDISGFREQAHPHTLNLAQALVVAIEQTLATREVERRFLTLQHFTSLTVRYPGDPILALDRGGRIVGATPSLAPALAEALAAEVRRAEHLPRESGVPVPVGDRGAALWFPVLQGRTIVGGCLVLAGGATLAGSEGIPFRPGDVKVYARRFFEAGARDLGRLAVEVEPAVYDALQAYDWPGNVRELKNVIRRVLLATTRQVRLHDLPRSIREAYAGSCDAPSSAIDREDALLMEVVNSSTTMAEAAARLGITRSTLYRRMARFGLTPTRVVRRQ
- a CDS encoding aldehyde dehydrogenase, with protein sequence MGTATTPKAAATLPASAAGFTPSVPLRARYDNWIGGEYRAPARGQYFTNVTPVTGQPLCEVARSTHEDVDRALDAAHAAALSWNVTSPTTRAIILNRIADRMEANLATLAWIETIDNGKPIRETTHADLPLAIDHFRYFAGVLRAQEGSLGELDQDTVAYHFHEPLGVVGQIIPWNFPLLMAVWKLAPALAAGNCVVLKPAEQTPVSILALMELIADILPSGVVNVVQGFGVEAGKPLASSPRIAKIAFTGETTTGRLIMQYASENLIPVTLELGGKSPNIFFADVMEADDDFFDKALEGFAMFALNQGEVCTCPSRVLVQESIYDRFMERAVARTRAIVEGNPLDAATMIGAQASNDQLEKILSYIDIGKKEGAKVLTGGVRRVHAGELKDGYYVQPTIFEGHNKMRIFQEEIFGPVVSVTKFKTQEDALAIANDTLYGLGAGVWSRDVNTCYRMGRAIKAGRVWTNCYHAYPAHAAFGGYKQSGIGRENHKMMLNHYQQTKNLLVSYSPKKLGFF
- a CDS encoding MFS transporter encodes the protein MTTPPAPHDAYAALRVPDFRRFILFLLAQTLATMMQGVVVGWQLYQVTRDPLALGLVGLAEAVPFIACALPAGQLADRLDRRHMCLAALVVLTGCSAALFGMSRAGLVRADTAWAVYAVIFVSGIARSFLQPTRTALAADLVPRDLYVNSITWRSSTWQFAAVAGPALGGVLLGLAGPTVTYGVATALMAGAWLCLARVATRLRPAAADGAAGLAGLLEGVYFVRTQPVLLGALTLDLFSVLFAGAEALLPVFAAEILHVGAPGLGVLRAAPAAGSVLMSVYLSHRPLRGRMGRTLLWSVVAYGFCITGFGLSTSFLLSVALLALSGVFDNVSVVLRSTLLQTLTPRHLLGRVAAVNAVFIGSSNEIGAFESGVAARLVGTIPAVVAGGLVPVLVVALIAWRVPALHRLETVT